The Fictibacillus phosphorivorans genomic sequence TGCATGATCTGCCCTTTTTTTATAACGATCGTAGGCTGACTCTTCGTGAGTTTTGTAAGCAGGGGAGAATGGCGATTTAGAAACTCTATGCTAAATACGGCTATTGCCCAGAAGGTCAGAGACGCCAAACTCTCCCAAACCGTTATCTCTTTATGAACGACCATGTCTCCGATGATATTACCCATTGCGATGCCTGTTGCATAGTTAAAAAAAGTCAGTTCACCAAGTTGTTTTTTTCCGAGTAACCTCATGAGCATCAACAAAAAGGCAAAGCCTAGAACCGTTCTATAGATCGTGATTAAGATTCCATCCATTGTCATCCCTCATTTACAAGTGCTGTTATTGTTATCAGGATGCCCAAACAAAAATAAGGCAAACAAAAAAGAGCGAACATGTTGTCCGCTCTTCTCTTTATTTTCCAAACTGCATACGGAAATGAATCAATTTTTTTAACATGAAGAATGCTAATACGCCACCTATTGTTGCAGATAGGTAATAGCCTATAAGCGATCTAGAATCATAGTCGCCAAATATACTGCCACCTAACATTCCGAACGTTAGAGCAAAGCACAATATAACGCCAAAGGTAAAGAATCCTCTTCCTTTTTCAAATACAAGTAATCTACCGTTGTTCTCGTTCTTAGTTCTGCTAAAGAGCCATGTTCCAGAGACTACGGATAGAATGGTGTAGGCGAGTGGAATGAATAACATAACATAAGGAATATGTGAAAAATCAGTAAAAGAATTATCTGAGAGATCTACATAATAACGAAATTCTATAATAGGAATTGGCAGTGTGAAACTGTTGATCAAATTGTTAAATAATACAGTAGATGGTGCATTATGATTGATAGAAATCCCATGATATTCTAAAAATGAAACTACAAGAGATATAAAACCGAGTGGAAAGATTAAAAAGATCCCACTCAATACTAGTTGAGAAATTAAACTTCCTGCAATTGTACCAATAAATAAACTAAAAGAGAAAATAGCGATTGAAAACGGGATAACGATCATCATAAATTTGAAAAGAAATGCAGCATCTGTAACTTCTGAAAGAATAGTAAACTTGACAATTAGCATACATAATAGCAAGTTAATTAACAGACCTGTTATGATATGACCTACTCCGAAAATCCATTTTGATAGAAAGATATCTTTACGCTTAAACGGGAGTGAGAACGTTAAGTCAGTTGCATGAGTCGTTCTTTCACTGCCGACTAGAAGGGCAGCTAATCCTACTATTAAAAAGAGAAACAATACGATATCTGCACCAGTAAAATGAAAGTTCATGTAATAGTTTTCAGGTGCATCCGCATAAGGATCATTTTTTTGAGTTAACATGGTTTGGGCTTTTCCAAAGAAAGAATACGGTAAAAACAAGAACAAGGAAATATAGATTCCCCACACGGCAGGGCTTCCAAGTTTTTGGTTTCTCATCCACAATGCTTTATGAAACATGGGATTCACCTCCAAGTGTTGAAATGAAAATATCTTCAAGTGTCATAGGCAGTTCTTCAAGTAACAATGGGTTCTCCTGGTTCAACTTCTCAAGTGTTGCATCAATGTTTCCTTTGAGCATCAATGTATAGACCCGTCCGGTTTGATTTATAATGTTCACGTTACTTAGTTGCGCGATCTTCTCAGGCAGGGAATGTTTGTAAACGACCTGTACTTTTCGGAACGATGATTTTGCATCCTCGATTGAAGTGGTAGATTCGATTCGTCCTTCTTTGATCATGATGAGCACGTCTGCCATCTTCTCAACTTCCTCTAGATGATGAGTAGAGATGAGAACACATAACTGTCGCTCGCTCACTTCCTCAATGATAAATTGTAAGATATTTCTCTTCACGATCGGATCGAGACCGTTTGTTGGTTCATCTAAAATAATCAGATCTGATTTCGTTGAAAAAGAAAGAATCATTAAGAAAAGAGCCTTCATTCCTTTAGAGTATGTTCTGATCTTTTTATTCTTAGGAAGCTTAAAACGGTCCAGAAGAGAGTAAAAATATACAATATCAAAATCTTCATAGATTGCATCATAGAGCTTTACGATTTCTTTAACGCTATAACTCTTTAAAATCTCGGTCGAGTCAGGTACATACGTAATCTTTTGCTTAACCTGAGGCTCTTGATGAATATCTGTATCGTTAAATAAAACTTGGCCTTCATCAGGGTCTAAAATACCAGCGATCACGCGGAGCAACGTGGACTTTCCAACACCATTTCTTCCGACCAAACCTGCAATCATACCTGGTTCCAGTGTGATGTTCACATGGTCTAATACTTGAGATCCTTCAATTGTTTTACAAATATTATTCACTTTCAGCATGACTGTTCTTACCCCCAAGCTCTTCTGAATAGTTTTTCAACCATTTTGATATGGTTTGGTGATCGATACCAAGATAGGAAGCTTCAATAATGAGCTTTTTCAGCTGTTGTTTAAGTTCTGTAATCTTCTGATCATCTGCTTTTGGAATGATAGAAGCGGATACGAACGTTCCTTTGCCTCTTAGGGTTTCGATGATTCCTTGCCGCTCTAATTCTTGATAAGCCTTACTCACTGTATTTGGATTGATCAGTAATGTTCCTGATAGTTCGCGTACCGAAGGCAATTTTTCTTCTGGCAACAGAATTTCCTTCAAGATCAGTTCCTTGATCTGATGAACAACTTGTTCCCATATCGGTGTATTGCTTCGGGGATCTAAATTCAATATCATGTTATCCCACCTTTATATACTATATGTGTGTATTACTATGTATAGTACACTTATAACATACAAGATTAGTAAATTTATGTCAACGTGCTTTTCTTTACTTTTTTTGAGTAGGATTACTACAATGTAAGAAGGAGGGATGAGACGTGAAATCAATTATTGATGATGCAAAGTTACTTATTTTTGACTTGGACGGAACGCTATATGAAGATACTGACCACTTTGATTATTACTGCCGCTTGTTACAAAAAAGAGTGTCTGATGAGAAACAGAAACCTTTTTGGGATACATATGAAAGTATGAAGAAAGGAACACATCCGGTTGCTATCGGCAAAGTGTATGATATCAAGAATGATGCAAGTGTTACCGTCGATCCAATGACACTGCAAGTAACAAAAGTAACATCCTTTGATGGGGTTGAGTGGTCAGAGGACAAAGTGAAAGCAGAATTTTCGGGTGAGCTTGTATATGACTTTGAAAGATTGATCGCGATCGGTGATGGATGGTGGCTGCCGTATGCTACAGCTATGCATTTCGGTGTGAAGCAAGCAGATACGTGGGAATGCTATAACGCTACAAAAGAGTATATGGTAACCGATCAGTTTCAGCTGTCGAAAACACCAGGCCTTAAACAGGCTTTGCAACGTTTAAAGGAGAAGAAAAAGGTAGTCCTTTTAACGAACAGTGAAAGAGAAGACGTAAAACGATTGTTAAATGAGTTGGAGCTCCATGATCTGTTTGACGCTCTTTATACCGAAAGTGAAAAGCCGTTAAAAACGAAAGAAAAACTTCAGACAATATTGAATGAATATGGAATAAAGCCTCATGAAGCAGTATCGATTGGTGATAATTTTATAAATGAAATCGCACCAGCACTTCTAATGGGATTAAAAGCGGTTTACATCCAGCCTAATTCTATAGAAGTAGAGCATGAAAACCTTCATGTCGTACCAACGTTAGCCAATGCTCTTTAATATTTTATAAGTATTTTATGAAAGCTTGTTCTAATTTGGACAAATCGCCCTACACTTTATAGTAGGTAATAAAGGGGGGCACATGTTTTGAAAAAATCGTTATGGTTTGTAATCGGTTTTGCGATATACGCGGGTTTGATGTGGTTTTACTTGTTTCAAGGAGCGGACGCAAACTTGCCTGTTGATCTAAAAGGCTCAGCTGCGGATCCTAAAGTCTTTATGACTGACCGTGAACTAGAACTTAGCACTGATTTTTCAAGGATCAAAGATTTTATTTACTTCATCTCTGTGCCGCTCGAATGGTTGATCTACCTGTTTGTTCTAGGATTCGGGCTATCTAAATGGTTTCGAAAAACATCTAGTGGGTTAACAAAGTTTTCT encodes the following:
- a CDS encoding ABC transporter permease subunit — translated: MFHKALWMRNQKLGSPAVWGIYISLFLFLPYSFFGKAQTMLTQKNDPYADAPENYYMNFHFTGADIVLFLFLIVGLAALLVGSERTTHATDLTFSLPFKRKDIFLSKWIFGVGHIITGLLINLLLCMLIVKFTILSEVTDAAFLFKFMMIVIPFSIAIFSFSLFIGTIAGSLISQLVLSGIFLIFPLGFISLVVSFLEYHGISINHNAPSTVLFNNLINSFTLPIPIIEFRYYVDLSDNSFTDFSHIPYVMLFIPLAYTILSVVSGTWLFSRTKNENNGRLLVFEKGRGFFTFGVILCFALTFGMLGGSIFGDYDSRSLIGYYLSATIGGVLAFFMLKKLIHFRMQFGK
- a CDS encoding ABC transporter ATP-binding protein; translation: MLKVNNICKTIEGSQVLDHVNITLEPGMIAGLVGRNGVGKSTLLRVIAGILDPDEGQVLFNDTDIHQEPQVKQKITYVPDSTEILKSYSVKEIVKLYDAIYEDFDIVYFYSLLDRFKLPKNKKIRTYSKGMKALFLMILSFSTKSDLIILDEPTNGLDPIVKRNILQFIIEEVSERQLCVLISTHHLEEVEKMADVLIMIKEGRIESTTSIEDAKSSFRKVQVVYKHSLPEKIAQLSNVNIINQTGRVYTLMLKGNIDATLEKLNQENPLLLEELPMTLEDIFISTLGGESHVS
- a CDS encoding GntR family transcriptional regulator, translated to MILNLDPRSNTPIWEQVVHQIKELILKEILLPEEKLPSVRELSGTLLINPNTVSKAYQELERQGIIETLRGKGTFVSASIIPKADDQKITELKQQLKKLIIEASYLGIDHQTISKWLKNYSEELGGKNSHAESE
- a CDS encoding HAD-IA family hydrolase, whose product is MKSIIDDAKLLIFDLDGTLYEDTDHFDYYCRLLQKRVSDEKQKPFWDTYESMKKGTHPVAIGKVYDIKNDASVTVDPMTLQVTKVTSFDGVEWSEDKVKAEFSGELVYDFERLIAIGDGWWLPYATAMHFGVKQADTWECYNATKEYMVTDQFQLSKTPGLKQALQRLKEKKKVVLLTNSEREDVKRLLNELELHDLFDALYTESEKPLKTKEKLQTILNEYGIKPHEAVSIGDNFINEIAPALLMGLKAVYIQPNSIEVEHENLHVVPTLANAL